One part of the Vicia villosa cultivar HV-30 ecotype Madison, WI linkage group LG6, Vvil1.0, whole genome shotgun sequence genome encodes these proteins:
- the LOC131612171 gene encoding provicilin-like — protein sequence MASTTIKLLMLLEIAFLASVCFCSTSDQENPFIIKSNEFQTLYENENGHIRLLQRFDKRSKTFENLQNYRLLEYKSKPHTLFLPQFTDADFILVVLSGKVILTVLNRNDRNSFNLERGDTIKLPAGTIAYLANRDDNEDLRVLDLAIPVNRPGQLQSFLLSGTQNQPSFLSEFSKNILEAAFNTDYEEIEKVLLEEQEQEPQHRRSLRDRRQEIREEDVIVKISREQIEELGRNAKSSSKKSVSSKSEPFNLRSRNPIYSNKYGKFFEITPEKNPQLQNLDIFVKSVDIKEGSLLLPNYNSRAIVIVTVNEGKGDFELVGQRNENQENREEDDEEEKQQEEEISKQVQRYRARFSQGDVFVIPAGHPIAINASSNLNLIGFGINAENNERYFLAGEENNVISQIQRPVKELVFPGSSREVDRLLTNQKQSYFANAQPLQRE from the exons ATGGCTTCTACTACGATCAAACTCTTAATGCTGTTGGAAATTGCTTTCCTAGCATCGGTTTGTTTCTGTTCTACATCCGATCAAGAGAATCCCTTTATCATTAAGTCTAATGAGTTTCAAACTCTTTATGAGAATGAGAATGGTCACATTCGTCTTCTCCAAAGATTTGATAAACGTTCCAAAACAttcgaaaatcttcaaaactacCGTCTTTTGGAATATAAGTCCAAACCTCATActctttttcttccacaattCACCGATGCTGACTTCATCCTTGTAGTCCTTAGTG GAAAAGTCATACTCACAGTGTTGAACCGCAATGATCGAAACTCTTTCAATCTTGAACGTGGAGATACTATCAAACTCCCTGCTGGTACTATTGCTTATTTGGCTAATCGAGATGACAACGAGGATCTTAGAGTATTAGATCTTGCCATCCCAGTAAATAGACCCGGTCAATTGCAG TCTTTCTTATTATCTGGAACTCAAAACCAACCGTCATTTCTATCCGAGTTCAGCAAGAACATTCTAGAGGCTGCTTTCAAT ACGGATTACGAGGAGATAGAAAAGGTTCTTTTAGAAGAGCAGGAACAAGAGCCACAACACCGAAGGAGCCTTAGGGACAGGAGACAAGAGATCCGCGAAGAAGATGTAATAGTAAAAATATCAAGGgaacaaattgaggaactgggCAGAAATGCAAAGTCTAGCTCCAAAAAAAGCGTATCGTCGAAATCTGAACCATTCAATTTGAGAAGTCGCAATCCTATCTATTCCAACAAGTATGGCAAATTCTTTGAGATCACCCCAGAGAAAAATCCACAACTTCAAAACTTGGACATATTTGTCAAGTCTGTAGATATTAAGGAG GGATCTTTATTATTGCCAAACTACAATTCAAGAGCCATTGTGATAGTAACTGTTAATGAAGGAAAAGGAGATTTTGAACTCGTGGGTCAAAGAAATGAGAACCAAGAGAATAGAGAGGAAGATGATGAGGAAGAAAAGCAACAAGAAGAGGAGATAAGCAAACAAGTGCAAAGGTATAGAGCTAGGTTTTCTCAGGGTGATGTTTTTGTAATTCCAGCGGGTCACCCAATTGCCATAAATGCCTCCTCGAATCTCAATCTAATTGGATTTGGAATCAATGCTGAGAACAACGAAAGATACTTCCTTGCAG gtgaggAGAACAATGTCATAAGCCAAATACAGAGGCCAGTGAAAGAGCTTGTATTTCCTGGATCTTCTAGGGAGGTTGATAGACTCCTAACGAATCAAAAGCAATCTTACTTTGCAAATGCTCAACCTCTACAAAGAGAGTAA
- the LOC131612172 gene encoding uncharacterized protein LOC131612172: MMIPSHCLIFSLIFVSILANEATLLHEANGSFPMVPVMEDGKMEKMMMMMNDSRRKLGSFRICALCTCCGGAKGVCIPSPCCYAINCNIPNKPFGFCSFAPKYCNCFGCHL; the protein is encoded by the exons ATGATGATTCCTTCTCATTGTCTCATCTTCTCTCTcatttttgtttctattttagCCAATGAAGCAACCTTGCTCCAT GAAGCAAATGGGTCATTCCCAATGGTACCTGTGATGGAAGATGGGAagatggagaagatgatgatgatgatgaatgatagcAGAAGGAAACTTGGAAGTTTCAGGATATGTGCTCTCTGTACATGCTGTGGTGGAGCTAAAGGTGTTTGCATACCTTCTCCTTGTTGCTATGCCATCAATTGCAACATTCCTAATAAGCCTTTTGGTTTCTGTTCTTTTGCTCCTAAGTACTGTAATTGCTTTGGATGCCATCTTTAA